Sequence from the Flavobacterium sp. TR2 genome:
TTCTAGATCTCATCCAGCCTTCAACAGGATATATAAAAAGTAATAATATTCAAGTAAATGCCAGCGAAAATTGGAAATCTTTTACAGGATCGTTTTTAGACGAAAATTTCTTAATAGGATATTTGACTCCCGAAGAATATTTCTATTTTATTGGAGATTTGCGCAATCAGAACAAAGCAGATATCGATGCATTGTTGGCAAAACATGAAGAGTTTTTTAATGGAGAAATTCTAAAGAACAAAAAATACCTTCGCGATCTATCTAAAGGAAACCAGAAGAAAGTGGGAATTATTGCAACTTTAATTGGAAACCCAGAAGTAGTAATTTTAGACGAGCCTTTTGCTAATTTAGACCCAACAACAGTTAGCCGATTAAAAAAAATTATTAAAGAATTAGCCGACGATCCAAATATAACCGTTTTGGTTTCAAGCCACGATTTGCAGCATACTGTAGAGGTTTGCCACCGAATTGTTGCTCTTAATAAAGGCGAAATTGTGAAAGATATTCAGACCTCAAAAGAGACCTTACAAGAATTAGAATTGTTTTTTGCTGTGTAAGAATTTCTATATTTCAAAAAGAAGCGTATTTTTACAAGTGATTATACTAAAATTAGTTTTTAGTAGTTATGTGTTTTAAACTCTTTTCTATTGAAAAAGAATACTCTTAAATATAGTTTTATTCCAATTTTTCTATTCTTTTTGATAGCTTGTTCTACCAAAAAAAATACTTTTTTGTCCCGAAGTTCGCATTCGATTGGGACAAAGTACAATATTCTTTATAATGGAGGAATTGGACTTGATAAAGGCTTAAAGTCTATTCAGGCCAATAACGAAGATAATTTTTGGAAACTGCTGCCAATTGAAAAAATGCAGTTTGATGAAAATTTTTCTGAAGGCGAAAAAGCAAAAAATCCTGATTTTGAAAAAGCAGAAACAAAAGCGACAAAAGCCATTCAGAAGCACTCCATGAATATTGGAGGAAGAGAAAGAAACTGGCAGATGGACGAAGCGTATCTGATGCTTGGAAAAGCAAGATATTACGATCAGCGTTTTATTCCAGCCATTGAGGCTTTTAATTATATTTTATATAAATATCCAGAGAGTAATAATATTTATACCGCAAAAATCTGGCGCGAAAAAACCAATATGCGTTTAGGCAATGATGCAATTGCGCTTAAAAACATTAAACTTTTACTTAAAAAAACAGATTTAGACAAACAGACTTATGCAGATGCCAATGCTCTTTTAGCAGAAGCTTTTCTTAATCTGGAACAAAAAGACAGTGCTGTTTCTAAACTTAGAATTGCTGAACAATTTACAAGAAGTAATGAAGAACGTGCGAGATATCGTTTTATCCTTGGCCAAATGTATCAGGCTGAAGGCAAACGCGATAGCGCCATTTATTTTTACGATGCTGTTATTGATTTAAACAGAAAAGCAGATCGTAAATACATGATGCACGCTTACGCGAAAAAAGCACAGATGTTTGATTATGAAAATGGCAATCAGGATTTGTTCATTGAAGCCTATAATAAGTTGGTCGAAAATAGAGAAAACCGCCCTTATTACGATATTCTATTTTATGAAATGGGAGTTTTCTTTGACAAAAATCATGATCAGGAAAATGCGTTATTGTTCTATAATAAATCTTTAGGCAGAAAATCTAAAGATCCATATTTGATGGCTTCTGCCTATAGAAATATTGGAAATATGTATTTTAAAAATACAGATTATACCATGGCAGCGAAGTATTATGACAGTACTTTGGTAAAACTGGATCCTAAAACTAGAGAATATGCTTTTATAGAAAAAAACAGAAAAAATCTTGATGATGTAATTAAATACGAAGGCATTGCAAAACGCAATGACAGTATTATTAAGGTATACAATCTGCCACCAAACGAAAAGAAAGATTATTTCGAAAATTATATTGCAGAGCTTAAAAAGAAAGACGAAGCAAAACGTCTTTTAGAAGAAAAAGAAAAAGAACGATTAGCTAATATTGATCGAAATTCTCAAGGAGATTTTTCAGGAAACGGAGCTGTTAATCCTAATTCTTTAGGCAAGCCGGTAGAACCTGAAGGACTTGCCATGCCTCCAGGCGGCAATGATAATGCAAGCACATTTTATTTTTATAATCCTACAACTGTTGCTTACGGAAAACTGCAATTTAAAAAAATGTGGGGTAATAGAGCAGTGGGCGGAAATTGGAGATTGGCAGGAGTAAAATCTGCAAACGATGCGGCATTGAATGACACTATTAATACAAAAGAAGTCAATAACGCACTGAAAGATACTATTGTTCCCGAAAAATATACTGTAGCATATTATGTAGAACAGCTTCCGACTTCGCAAGCGGCTATGGACAGTATTGGTAAAGAACGTAATTTTTCATACTATCAATTAGGACTTATATATAAGGAGAAGTTTAAAGAATACAATTTGGCTAGCGACAAGCTGGAACAATTACTTCAAAACAAACCTGAAGAAAAATTGGTATTGCCATCAATGTACAATTTGTACAAAATTTATCAGATTACAAATCCAGCAAAAGCAGAAGCTATAAAAGCAGAGATTTCTTCAAAATACCCAGATTCGAGATATGCTCATATTTTAAATAATAAAGAAGATGATCCAAATTCTAGCCCCGACAAAGAATATCAAAAATGGTATAAACTTTTTGAAGAAGAACAATTCAACGAGGTCTTAGCAAATATCGACAATTTAATTAACCAATATTCGGGAGATGACATTGTTTCGAAATACGAATTGCTAAAAGCCAATACTTTAGGAAAAGTAAATGGTTTGGAAGCCTATAAAAAAGGACTTGAGAATGTGGCAGACAATTATCCAAATAGTGAAGAAGGTAAAAATGCCAGAGAAATTCTAGAGAAACAAGTTCCTGTTTTGGAGAAACTTAGTTTTACAACAACCGACACAAAAAACTGGAAAATCTTATACCGTATTTCTAATAACGATACAAAAGCAATTAAAAGAATTGAAGAAGCAATCAGAGTATTTTTGCTAGTTGAAAATTACGAAAGATTGACAACCTCTTTGGATAAATACAATAAAACAGAAAGTTTTGTAGTTATTCATGGTTTAAAATCTGAGGCTTACGCAAATGATATTGCAGGAGTTTTCAGAGAAGATAAAAAATATAAAATTCCAGATCAGGCAATAATAATATCAAATGATAATTACAAAATCGTTCAGATCAAGAAGAATTTAGATGCATACTTGACCCCCAAAACCCCTTAAATCTTAACCGCCATGTTTGAAAAAGTAAAGAAAAATGGAACTGAACAATTAGGAAGAACAAATAGAATTGTAGAAGGAACATCAATAGTTGGAGATATAGTCTCAAAAGCCGATTTTAGATTAGACGGCGAATTGATAGGAAACTTTACTTCACAAGGCAAAATCGTGATTGGGGCCAAAGGAGCTGTTAAAGGAGAAATAATTTGTAATAATGCTGATATTGAAGGAGAATTTCACGGAAAAATAAAAGTTCTTGAAACCCTTAACATTAAATCGACTGCTCAAATACATGGAGAAGTTGCAGTAGGAAAACTTTCGATAGAACCAGGAGCCGACTTTACGGCAACCTGTACCATGCTTGCCCATTCAAATCCTGTAATCATGTTAGAAGATGGAAAAGGAGCCGAATAATAATAGGAGAAATAAATGGCTCGCATTTATTAATATTCCCTTTCAAATGGGGGTCATTATTTTTGTATTCTCTTATTTCGGAACCTGGCTCGACGAGAAGCATCCAAGCCCAAAAGTATATTATAACACCATTTTTGTATTGGTCGGTGTCGGAGTCGCATTGTACAATGTAATCCGACAAGTAAACGATATCAATAAAACAAAGTAGATTGTATATAAAATGCCTTGAGATAAAAGTTGCATCTTTGCACCAAAATTATTTCAAATGCTTTCAAAAAATTACAAACCGATTTTTCATTTGCTATGCCTTGCTTTAGGTACATATATTATACATAAAGCAGTTTTTTTATTTGCAGAAATTAGTTCGGAGAAATTTCATTACAGTTTAGAATTACTGTATATATCTTTCTTCGCAATCTCATCTTTATTATACCTTATATTATTAGTAGTAAAAAAGAAGAATTTCGAAATCGTCGGAATGACATTTCTATTCGGAACTTTTACACAAATGCTATTAGCGTATTTAGTCTTGCAGCCAATTTTAAAAAATCAAACTGGAGAAACCAATGTTGAAAAAGTCAGTTTTTTTATAACATTTGTGCTGTTTTTGTTATTTCAGACGCTTTTAACTGTCCGATTATTAAATGAAAAGCCTTAAAATAACAATTCTTTAAAACAAGGTTTAAAAATAATTTTTCATATCCTTTTGAATATTAATAAAAAATGTACCTTTGCACCAAATTTTAGAAACGTAAAAAAATAAGATTTTCCAAGATATGGTGATTTCAAACAAACCACTCAGCTTTATTCTTGCTGCTTTTGTAGCTTCTCTACCGATTATGGGTTTTGCAAATCCAGAGAATGACTCGACGCATGTTCAAACTGAAACTGCTCATGAAGAGAAAGTAGTTTCACATACTGCTCACGAAGAGGGAGAGCACGTTGCTCTTGACCCTAAGGCAAAAGTGGATGCATTTATCGATCACCACTTACAAGATTCTCATGACTTTGTTTTCTTTTCAGATGAAAAAGAAAATAAACACTATGGCTTTCCATTACCAGTTATCCTTATTGATGGAGGTTTAAAAGTTTTCTCTTCTTCAAAATTACACCACGGAGAAGAAGTAGCAGAAGTTGACGGTAGCTACTACAAATTAGTTCACGGAAAAATTTACAAAACAGATGCAGCCGGAACAATCAACTTTGATGAGCACGGTCATCCATCAAACGAAAAACCATTAGATTTTTCAATTACTAAAAATGTTGTTTCAATGCTTTTCGTATCAGTATTATTGTTCTTCATGTTTACTGGTTTAGCAAAATCATACAAAAAAGGACCAATCCCAACAGGATTTGGTAGAGTTTTAGAACCATTGGTGATTTTCATTAGAGACGAAATTGCGGTTCCAAATATTGGAGAGAAAAAATACCGTAAATTTATGGGTTATCTATTGACAGTGTTTTTCTTTGTTTGGATCTTAAACTTATTAGGAATGACTCCGCTAGGAATCAACGTAACAGGAAACATCGCTATTACAGTTTGTTTAGCAGCCTTTACATTTATCATTACTCAATTTAGTGCAAACAAAGATTATTGGGGACACATCTTCTGGATGCCAGGAGTACCAGTTCCAATGAAAATCATCTTAGCTCCAATTGAGATTTTAGGAACATTAACAAAACCATTCGCATTATTAATTCGTTTGTACGCAAACATTACTGCAGGTCACGTAGTAATCATGAGTTTGATTGCAATGATTTTTGTTGGAAAAAATTTAGCAGCAGATTTGCCAATCTCATTAGGATTGACATTGTTTATCTCTGTTATTGAAATTTTAGTTGCATTTTTACAAGCGTTTATCTTCACAATGTTATCATCATTGTTTATTGGTATGGCTGTTCAAGATCATGATCATGCTCACCACCACGAAGACGAAACTGCGATTATTTAATTTTAGAAGTTTAATTTTATATATATAAATAGTTATGGGAACAATTCCAACTTTAGTAGGTGCTGGTTTAGTAGTAATCGGTGCAGGTTTAGGTTTAGGTAAAATCGGTGGATCTGCTATGGACGCTATTGCTCGTCAGCCAGAAGCTGCTGGTAAAATTCAAACTGCGATGATTATTATCGCGGCTTTATTAGAAGGTTTAGCATTCGCTGCTTTAATCTTAGGAAAATAATAAAGAGAGAAATAACAGCATCTTTAACGGTTGGTTAAAGATGTTGTTACTTTTAAAAAAGAAATTAAATATTTAATATAGTTATATAAAATGGATAAGTTAATTAACGATTTTTCATTCGGATTATTCTTCTGGCAAGCTTTAATCTTGGTAGTATTGATTTTACTTTTAGTGAAATTTGCTTGGAAACCAATTATGGAATCTATTACTGCTAGAGAAGAAGGTATTAAAAATGCATTGCTTTCTGCTGAAAATGCAAAGAGAGAAATGGAAAACTTACAAGCTGACAATCAAAGAATTTTGAATGAAGCTCGTGCTGAACGTGACGCGATGTTAAAAGAAGCTCGCGAAATGAAAGAGAAAATGATTGCTGATTCTAAAAACGAAGCACAAGAAGCTGGTCAAAAAATGATTGATCAAGCTAAAGCGGCTATCGAAAGCG
This genomic interval carries:
- the atpB gene encoding F0F1 ATP synthase subunit A — protein: MVISNKPLSFILAAFVASLPIMGFANPENDSTHVQTETAHEEKVVSHTAHEEGEHVALDPKAKVDAFIDHHLQDSHDFVFFSDEKENKHYGFPLPVILIDGGLKVFSSSKLHHGEEVAEVDGSYYKLVHGKIYKTDAAGTINFDEHGHPSNEKPLDFSITKNVVSMLFVSVLLFFMFTGLAKSYKKGPIPTGFGRVLEPLVIFIRDEIAVPNIGEKKYRKFMGYLLTVFFFVWILNLLGMTPLGINVTGNIAITVCLAAFTFIITQFSANKDYWGHIFWMPGVPVPMKIILAPIEILGTLTKPFALLIRLYANITAGHVVIMSLIAMIFVGKNLAADLPISLGLTLFISVIEILVAFLQAFIFTMLSSLFIGMAVQDHDHAHHHEDETAII
- a CDS encoding gliding motility protein; translation: MKKNTLKYSFIPIFLFFLIACSTKKNTFLSRSSHSIGTKYNILYNGGIGLDKGLKSIQANNEDNFWKLLPIEKMQFDENFSEGEKAKNPDFEKAETKATKAIQKHSMNIGGRERNWQMDEAYLMLGKARYYDQRFIPAIEAFNYILYKYPESNNIYTAKIWREKTNMRLGNDAIALKNIKLLLKKTDLDKQTYADANALLAEAFLNLEQKDSAVSKLRIAEQFTRSNEERARYRFILGQMYQAEGKRDSAIYFYDAVIDLNRKADRKYMMHAYAKKAQMFDYENGNQDLFIEAYNKLVENRENRPYYDILFYEMGVFFDKNHDQENALLFYNKSLGRKSKDPYLMASAYRNIGNMYFKNTDYTMAAKYYDSTLVKLDPKTREYAFIEKNRKNLDDVIKYEGIAKRNDSIIKVYNLPPNEKKDYFENYIAELKKKDEAKRLLEEKEKERLANIDRNSQGDFSGNGAVNPNSLGKPVEPEGLAMPPGGNDNASTFYFYNPTTVAYGKLQFKKMWGNRAVGGNWRLAGVKSANDAALNDTINTKEVNNALKDTIVPEKYTVAYYVEQLPTSQAAMDSIGKERNFSYYQLGLIYKEKFKEYNLASDKLEQLLQNKPEEKLVLPSMYNLYKIYQITNPAKAEAIKAEISSKYPDSRYAHILNNKEDDPNSSPDKEYQKWYKLFEEEQFNEVLANIDNLINQYSGDDIVSKYELLKANTLGKVNGLEAYKKGLENVADNYPNSEEGKNAREILEKQVPVLEKLSFTTTDTKNWKILYRISNNDTKAIKRIEEAIRVFLLVENYERLTTSLDKYNKTESFVVIHGLKSEAYANDIAGVFREDKKYKIPDQAIIISNDNYKIVQIKKNLDAYLTPKTP
- the atpE gene encoding ATP synthase F0 subunit C translates to MGTIPTLVGAGLVVIGAGLGLGKIGGSAMDAIARQPEAAGKIQTAMIIIAALLEGLAFAALILGK
- a CDS encoding ABC transporter ATP-binding protein, producing MIQVNQLSKIYNGTTVLNISNLEIPKGQSFGLVGNNGAGKTTFFSLLLDLIQPSTGYIKSNNIQVNASENWKSFTGSFLDENFLIGYLTPEEYFYFIGDLRNQNKADIDALLAKHEEFFNGEILKNKKYLRDLSKGNQKKVGIIATLIGNPEVVILDEPFANLDPTTVSRLKKIIKELADDPNITVLVSSHDLQHTVEVCHRIVALNKGEIVKDIQTSKETLQELELFFAV
- a CDS encoding AtpZ/AtpI family protein, which translates into the protein MEKEPNNNRRNKWLAFINIPFQMGVIIFVFSYFGTWLDEKHPSPKVYYNTIFVLVGVGVALYNVIRQVNDINKTK
- a CDS encoding F0F1 ATP synthase subunit B is translated as MDKLINDFSFGLFFWQALILVVLILLLVKFAWKPIMESITAREEGIKNALLSAENAKREMENLQADNQRILNEARAERDAMLKEAREMKEKMIADSKNEAQEAGQKMIDQAKAAIESEKNAAMAELKSQVSSLSLSIAEKLLKEELSNKESQTKLVEKMLGDVKLN
- a CDS encoding polymer-forming cytoskeletal protein; the encoded protein is MFEKVKKNGTEQLGRTNRIVEGTSIVGDIVSKADFRLDGELIGNFTSQGKIVIGAKGAVKGEIICNNADIEGEFHGKIKVLETLNIKSTAQIHGEVAVGKLSIEPGADFTATCTMLAHSNPVIMLEDGKGAE